One window of Nostoc sp. C052 genomic DNA carries:
- a CDS encoding nitronate monooxygenase family protein produces the protein MWPKTELIDLLKIAHPIIQAPMAGASTPELVAAVSNAGGLGSYGGAATAPAKLRSIIRQIRELTDQPFGVNLFAPAVEAYQLTPEQQTPMSELLTKWHNEFEAGPVPEPIPILGPFVDQFTVLLEEKVPVFSFHFGPAPIEAIREIHAIGSIVLATATTVREAKALVVAGVDVIIAQGFEAGGHRGTFAVPYEHGLIGTAALVPQIADAVSVPVVAAGGIMDARGIVAAFALGASGVQMGTAFLACPENNIPEVYRQAVLKCKDEDTVITEVFSGKPARAIRNRFIREMENNRDKVLPFPAQMSIGRVLYQTSAQKSSPDFASMWAGQGAALAEALPAGELIEKMIQEFLAVTASLQLK, from the coding sequence ATGTGGCCTAAAACAGAACTGATAGATTTGCTCAAAATCGCGCATCCAATAATTCAGGCTCCGATGGCTGGCGCTTCCACACCTGAGTTGGTTGCGGCTGTTTCTAATGCAGGAGGTCTTGGCTCTTATGGTGGTGCGGCCACCGCACCAGCCAAACTTCGCTCCATTATCAGGCAAATTCGAGAGCTGACAGACCAACCCTTTGGAGTTAATTTGTTTGCCCCAGCAGTTGAAGCGTATCAACTTACACCTGAGCAGCAAACACCGATGTCTGAATTATTAACAAAATGGCACAACGAATTTGAGGCAGGGCCTGTTCCCGAACCAATACCGATACTAGGGCCATTTGTAGATCAATTTACTGTCCTGCTTGAGGAGAAAGTACCTGTTTTTAGTTTCCACTTTGGACCTGCGCCAATTGAGGCAATTCGAGAGATACACGCTATAGGCTCAATTGTATTAGCAACCGCCACGACCGTCCGTGAAGCAAAAGCTCTAGTCGTTGCAGGAGTCGATGTCATCATAGCCCAGGGCTTTGAAGCTGGAGGTCATCGCGGAACCTTTGCGGTACCTTATGAACATGGATTGATTGGAACAGCAGCGTTAGTGCCGCAAATAGCCGATGCGGTGTCAGTTCCGGTCGTTGCGGCGGGCGGAATCATGGATGCTCGTGGAATCGTTGCTGCGTTTGCACTTGGGGCAAGCGGGGTACAGATGGGAACCGCTTTTCTCGCCTGTCCTGAGAACAATATCCCAGAAGTCTATAGGCAGGCTGTACTCAAGTGTAAGGACGAAGACACGGTTATTACTGAAGTATTTTCCGGCAAACCCGCCAGAGCAATACGAAATCGATTTATACGTGAAATGGAAAATAACAGAGATAAAGTGTTGCCATTCCCGGCTCAGATGTCTATAGGGCGGGTTTTATATCAGACTTCTGCTCAAAAATCAAGTCCAGATTTTGCCAGTATGTGGGCAGGACAGGGAGCAGCATTAGCCGAAGCTCTCCCGGCAGGTGAACTGATCGAAAAAATGATACAAGAATTTCTTGCCGTAACTGCTTCTTTACAACTCAAATAA
- a CDS encoding VOC family protein translates to MKLEVVVFSVSDVDRAKAFYDNLGWRLDIDVVDGDFRGVQMTPHNSEASIIFGKGVTPNNPGSAHSLVLAVDDLDAAREDLIVRGVNVSEVFHYAGGPFNNAVDNPRILGRDPQGRSYFSFASFEDPDGNLWLLQEIQTRLPGRVWNSTQARDMDIATLANLLGETAESHDRYEKTHAEHHWWDWYAPYLSARQNGSSPEESAAAADRYMEKVFHVLSR, encoded by the coding sequence ATGAAACTCGAAGTCGTAGTGTTCAGCGTTTCCGACGTTGACCGCGCGAAAGCATTCTACGATAATCTCGGCTGGCGACTAGACATCGACGTGGTGGATGGCGACTTCCGTGGTGTGCAGATGACGCCGCACAACTCGGAAGCCTCCATCATCTTCGGCAAGGGAGTCACTCCGAACAATCCTGGCTCGGCGCACAGCCTAGTCCTCGCCGTGGACGACCTCGACGCCGCTCGCGAAGACTTAATCGTTCGCGGCGTCAACGTGAGCGAGGTCTTCCACTACGCCGGTGGCCCCTTCAACAACGCCGTGGACAACCCACGCATCCTGGGGCGCGACCCGCAAGGTCGTTCCTACTTCTCATTTGCCTCGTTCGAGGACCCAGATGGGAACCTCTGGCTGCTCCAGGAAATCCAAACGCGGCTTCCCGGTCGCGTTTGGAACTCTACGCAAGCACGAGACATGGACATTGCAACCCTTGCAAACCTTCTTGGCGAGACGGCAGAGTCCCACGATCGCTACGAGAAAACTCACGCCGAGCATCATTGGTGGGACTGGTACGCGCCCTACCTGAGTGCGCGTCAGAATGGCAGCAGTCCAGAAGAGTCCGCCGCCGCCGCTGACCGTTACATGGAAAAGGTTTTTCATGTTCTTTCCAGATGA